In the Candidatus Hydrogenedentota bacterium genome, CGGCGGACTGATATGCCTCGGGGGAGCGTGCCTCGGAAACGGGCTGCGCCCCGCGGCGCCTGCGGAACGTGTCCACGGCCAGGTTGTGGGCGATGCCAAACGCGAGCGACCGGGCTGAACCCGCATCGTCGCGCAGGCGGCGCTCCCGCGCCAGCCGGTACATGCGCAACAACGTCTCCTGCACGATGTCCTCGGCGTCGTGGACGTTCCGGACCATCCCAAAGGCATACCCGTAGAGCGGACGTTCAAGCCGGGTGCACCACAACTCAAACGCCTTCAGGTCGCCTCGGGCTGCGGCCCCTGCCAGCTCCTGGCCGCTCCCGTCCACATTTGCCAATCCTTCGATCATCGTTGCGCAAGGTATACGGGTTGAAGGTTCATTGGTTACAGGACTCCTCGAAGAAGAATGCACCGTAGCCTGCCCGTCGATCACTTCATGCTTCAGCCCCATCTGCCCCATCTGCCCCATCTGCCCCATAGGACCCATAGGACCCATAGGTCCCATCTGCCCCATCGCACCCATC is a window encoding:
- a CDS encoding RNA polymerase sigma factor, coding for MGPMGPMGQMGQMGQMGLKHEVIDGQATVHSSSRSPVTNEPSTRIPCATMIEGLANVDGSGQELAGAAARGDLKAFELWCTRLERPLYGYAFGMVRNVHDAEDIVQETLLRMYRLARERRLRDDAGSARSLAFGIAHNLAVDTFRRRRGAQPVSEARSPEAYQSAEASLVREQVERAVAELPEKQRSAWMLRTYGELSYAEIAVVLGISLEDVKVGIHRARKRLATLLDRDGQYVGERSHGM